One window from the genome of bacterium encodes:
- a CDS encoding helix-turn-helix domain-containing protein, whose amino-acid sequence MSIILDQTDSKELIEGLETLGLNAKEAQVYLALLPRRDVGSSKIVLATGLHKQFVYNAIEKLEQLGLIKHVIQNGRKKFSANPPSRLLSIVEEKRLAAQNMAKRLQERFIGAHEQDFEVFQGDSAVLAHHYDMFERIEQDQEALVISGPTETFLKIIGPDEKDVFEETRVAKGLRIRYLGMESMRERLIETKKWRKLFDYRILPGGQSTGQLDIDIWPNNVTYNLFGDPLLSITITNKAMTDGYREFFESLWKLSKP is encoded by the coding sequence ATGTCAATAATTCTTGACCAAACGGATAGCAAGGAGTTGATTGAAGGGCTTGAGACGCTGGGCCTGAACGCTAAGGAGGCACAGGTCTATCTGGCCCTTTTGCCCCGTCGGGACGTCGGTTCCTCGAAGATTGTCCTTGCGACAGGCCTTCATAAGCAGTTCGTATACAATGCAATCGAAAAACTGGAGCAATTAGGCCTCATAAAGCATGTCATACAGAACGGCCGGAAGAAGTTCAGTGCCAATCCGCCGAGTCGTCTCCTCTCTATCGTGGAAGAGAAGCGCCTTGCCGCTCAAAACATGGCGAAGCGCCTCCAGGAACGCTTTATCGGCGCGCATGAGCAGGATTTCGAAGTGTTCCAAGGAGATTCGGCCGTACTTGCCCACCATTACGATATGTTCGAACGCATCGAACAGGACCAGGAAGCGCTCGTGATATCGGGACCCACCGAGACATTCCTTAAGATTATCGGCCCGGACGAGAAGGATGTATTCGAGGAAACGCGCGTAGCGAAAGGCCTTCGCATCCGCTATCTGGGTATGGAATCGATGCGCGAACGGCTCATCGAGACGAAAAAATGGCGCAAGCTCTTCGATTACCGCATCCTGCCGGGCGGACAATCGACCGGCCAGCTCGATATCGATATCTGGCCGAACAACGTCACGTACAACCTTTTCGGTGATCCTCTGCTCTCCATCACGATTACGAACAAAGCGATGACCGATGGATACCGGGAGTTCTTCGAGTCGCTGTGGAAGCTCTCGAAACCATAA
- the tnpA gene encoding IS200/IS605 family transposase: MAVVRSNHCAFDTHYHIVFPVKYRKALLTPVVTKAIRDIAGDIAERYDIVFEQLGTDQNHIHILCSFHPKYSGGDVVRMFKSITAKQLFERFPELKKDLWGGEFWADGYYIATVSTHGDWTTVERYVANQGKTSGQPTQLTIL; this comes from the coding sequence ATGGCCGTCGTCCGTTCGAACCACTGCGCCTTCGACACCCACTACCACATCGTCTTTCCGGTCAAATACCGCAAAGCACTCCTGACACCTGTCGTCACCAAGGCAATTCGGGATATCGCTGGCGATATAGCCGAACGGTACGACATCGTCTTCGAGCAGCTCGGTACCGACCAGAACCATATCCATATACTGTGCTCCTTCCATCCCAAATACAGCGGGGGAGATGTCGTACGGATGTTCAAGTCCATCACCGCAAAACAGCTGTTTGAGCGATTTCCCGAATTGAAGAAGGACCTCTGGGGCGGAGAGTTCTGGGCAGACGGCTACTATATCGCCACCGTCTCCACACACGGCGACTGGACCACGGTCGAACGCTATGTCGCTAACCAAGGAAAGACGAGCGGACAACCAACCCAACTCACGATTCTCTGA